The Methanocalculus natronophilus genome has a segment encoding these proteins:
- a CDS encoding UvrD-helicase domain-containing protein yields MKPLTERQAEAALNHDQSLCVVAGAGTGKTHLLVQKYLDLLESRGVAVGEILALTFTEKAAAEMKGRIREAVIAKEELSEIHDDLNFAQISTFHSFCAQVLREFSIEAGINPGFTVLDDLTLKTIREDAIRELLYTEAGEEENTSLISVLRLITPGELRSHLETLDEEREFAEEFFRLLEKDEDQVLAAWQASVTAYRRQTIREYTGSRVFQAHLRTLADLARRYPGTHDPAMQYLREIESCIPDITTAPDPEISEAVFPGLIRIHQQFRAGFGQKKNWEAEDLVLVRETFRRLKTMLLEHADLLTISCLPDDPFTQATVAFQKDLGRVFQLYTGSLDAAKKRMNGLDFTDLIRYTNRLFNENDLLVEKHFRQRFRYILVDEYQDTDPIQSSIIQRIIGDTTVQSDRLFIVGDPKQSIYLFRRADVTQFADTRTLIKANLLGSEVALDRNFRSTPEVMGFVNYLFSNLMQESEKPWEFPYQLLETERREETGSITLLLADSGEDALETTRNEAELVAQKILSLVSSEAMPIYWSMDGTKLASTRPAGYGDIAILIERRTKLPIFEWALRKHGIPLTIHAGTGFYQQQEVLDVFSILSFLLNEADDLALFGALRSPFIGLSDADIFSIRELGSRYQSLFASCAAYARAYPESGCADAHRLLSQWKAAAGRLEPVDLLSLITRESGIHAVYAGIPGGEKAVANIEKILQKARGSRSNLSEFVRMINLAISGESDEAGAQIDLCSQNAVLIMTVHASKGLEFPVVVVPELNQTISYTGKSLMIADPLHLGVTLPDTGDQFRRKKTPVLTMLQDIHRRKEAAERRRLLYVATTRAKDHLILSGVVPDEPAVDLSACRSRMDWIACSLDLGEESIRKRCCMITPPGSSRQLPVALCREPGPLPSHSTITEPVPIDISSIPARILAGTPEPEAGAVIEVEQEKPRYAASRITSDAPGPRLRADPSWINARARSKGLGAAERGTILHEVFEGKTAENVLKRHGISDSAYAAELESAYAAFCRSAIIAGCREEHCEVPFSTIAYGVHFTGTIDRLVKQHDTTWVLIDYKTGGCTDKAIDSYQVQMAVYRHAAEAIIGEPVTPYLYFADSNRWILITIDEDEVERRIRRHLEREELSGKRPHLI; encoded by the coding sequence ATGAAACCTCTCACAGAACGGCAGGCTGAAGCGGCACTGAACCATGACCAGAGCCTCTGTGTGGTTGCGGGAGCAGGCACCGGAAAGACGCATCTCCTTGTTCAAAAATATCTCGACCTCCTGGAGAGCAGGGGTGTCGCAGTTGGTGAGATTCTTGCCCTCACCTTCACCGAGAAGGCAGCAGCCGAGATGAAAGGCCGGATCAGAGAGGCTGTCATCGCAAAAGAGGAGCTATCGGAGATCCATGATGATCTGAATTTTGCACAAATCTCAACCTTCCATTCCTTCTGTGCCCAGGTTCTAAGGGAGTTTTCCATAGAAGCCGGAATAAACCCCGGATTCACCGTCCTTGACGATCTGACCCTGAAGACGATCCGGGAAGATGCGATCCGGGAACTTCTCTATACCGAGGCAGGAGAAGAGGAGAATACAAGCCTCATCTCAGTTCTCAGGCTGATCACCCCTGGCGAACTACGCAGCCACCTGGAGACGCTGGATGAAGAGCGGGAGTTCGCAGAGGAGTTCTTCAGGTTACTGGAAAAAGACGAGGATCAGGTGCTTGCTGCATGGCAAGCATCCGTCACCGCATACCGCAGGCAGACAATCCGTGAATATACAGGCAGCAGAGTATTTCAGGCACACCTCAGGACACTCGCCGATCTCGCCCGCCGCTACCCCGGCACCCATGATCCGGCCATGCAGTATCTCCGCGAGATCGAATCCTGTATCCCTGATATCACAACCGCACCCGATCCTGAGATTTCTGAAGCAGTCTTCCCCGGGCTGATCAGGATTCACCAGCAATTCAGGGCGGGCTTTGGACAGAAGAAGAACTGGGAGGCAGAAGACCTTGTCCTTGTCAGGGAAACCTTCAGACGTCTCAAAACGATGCTGCTTGAGCATGCGGATCTGCTGACCATCTCCTGTCTCCCTGACGATCCATTCACACAGGCAACTGTTGCGTTTCAGAAAGATCTTGGCAGAGTCTTCCAGCTCTATACCGGTTCTCTGGATGCTGCAAAGAAGCGGATGAACGGGCTCGACTTTACTGATCTGATCCGCTACACCAACCGGCTCTTCAATGAGAACGATCTCCTTGTTGAGAAGCATTTCAGGCAACGTTTCCGCTATATACTGGTCGATGAGTACCAGGATACCGATCCCATCCAGAGCAGTATCATCCAGAGGATCATCGGCGATACGACTGTACAATCTGATCGGCTCTTCATTGTCGGCGATCCAAAGCAGTCGATCTACCTCTTCAGGAGAGCGGATGTAACCCAGTTTGCAGATACCCGGACCCTGATCAAAGCGAACCTTCTGGGGAGTGAGGTTGCGCTTGACAGAAACTTCCGGAGCACACCCGAAGTGATGGGGTTTGTGAATTATCTCTTCTCAAACCTGATGCAGGAGTCAGAGAAACCCTGGGAGTTCCCATACCAGCTGCTTGAAACAGAGAGACGGGAAGAGACCGGATCCATAACACTCCTGCTTGCAGATAGCGGGGAGGATGCGCTTGAAACCACACGCAATGAAGCCGAACTGGTAGCCCAAAAGATACTGTCCCTTGTCTCGTCAGAGGCGATGCCTATCTACTGGAGTATGGATGGCACCAAACTCGCGTCCACGCGCCCAGCAGGCTATGGTGATATCGCCATTCTTATCGAACGAAGAACAAAACTCCCCATCTTCGAGTGGGCGCTCCGAAAACATGGCATTCCACTCACCATCCATGCTGGTACCGGCTTCTACCAGCAGCAGGAGGTTCTTGACGTCTTCTCCATTCTCTCGTTCTTACTGAATGAAGCAGATGATCTGGCACTCTTTGGTGCACTCAGATCCCCCTTCATCGGGCTCTCGGATGCCGATATCTTCTCGATACGCGAACTGGGATCCAGGTACCAGAGCCTGTTTGCCAGTTGTGCCGCATATGCCAGGGCATATCCAGAGTCCGGGTGTGCAGATGCCCATCGTCTCCTCTCCCAATGGAAAGCCGCTGCAGGACGGTTGGAACCAGTCGATCTCCTCAGCCTGATAACCAGGGAGTCAGGAATCCATGCAGTTTATGCCGGCATTCCCGGTGGAGAGAAGGCAGTTGCCAATATCGAAAAGATACTGCAGAAAGCACGGGGAAGCAGATCAAACCTCTCAGAGTTTGTGAGGATGATCAATCTTGCAATCTCCGGGGAATCTGACGAAGCCGGAGCCCAGATCGATCTCTGTTCGCAAAACGCCGTCCTCATCATGACAGTGCACGCATCAAAGGGTCTTGAGTTTCCAGTTGTTGTTGTCCCCGAACTCAACCAGACGATCAGCTACACCGGCAAAAGCCTGATGATCGCCGATCCCCTCCATCTCGGAGTGACACTCCCGGATACCGGAGATCAGTTCAGGCGGAAGAAGACACCGGTTCTCACAATGCTCCAGGATATACATCGCCGGAAAGAAGCGGCCGAGAGGCGGCGGTTGTTGTATGTTGCAACGACCCGGGCAAAAGATCACCTGATCCTCTCGGGAGTCGTCCCGGATGAACCTGCAGTTGACCTCTCTGCCTGCAGGAGCCGTATGGACTGGATCGCATGCTCTCTTGACCTTGGTGAAGAGAGCATCAGAAAGAGATGCTGTATGATCACTCCCCCTGGTAGCAGCAGGCAGCTACCTGTTGCACTCTGCCGGGAGCCGGGGCCGCTTCCCTCTCACAGTACCATAACAGAACCCGTCCCAATTGATATCAGCAGTATTCCGGCCAGGATTTTAGCCGGCACTCCGGAGCCCGAAGCAGGTGCAGTCATTGAGGTTGAACAGGAGAAGCCACGCTATGCGGCAAGCCGGATAACCAGTGATGCTCCAGGCCCCCGTCTCCGGGCAGACCCTTCATGGATCAATGCCCGTGCCCGAAGCAAAGGGCTGGGTGCAGCAGAACGGGGAACCATACTGCATGAAGTCTTTGAAGGGAAGACGGCGGAGAACGTCCTGAAACGGCATGGGATTTCTGATTCCGCATACGCAGCAGAGCTTGAGAGCGCCTATGCGGCGTTCTGCAGATCAGCAATCATTGCAGGATGCAGAGAAGAGCATTGCGAGGTGCCATTCAGCACGATTGCCTATGGTGTGCATTTTACCGGTACGATCGATCGTCTCGTGAAACAGCACGACACGACCTGGGTGCTCATCGACTACAAGACAGGCGGGTGCACTGACAAGGCAATCGATTCATACCAGGTCCAGATGGCAGTGTACCGGCATGCAGCAGAAGCAATCATCGGGGAGCCTGTCACACCATACCTCTACTTCGCAGACAGTAACCGCTGGATTTTGATCACTATCGACGAAGACGAGGTCGAAAGGCGGATCAGGAGACATCTGGAACGCGAGGAACTCTCAGGCAAGCGGCCACACCTGATCTGA